One window of the Macaca thibetana thibetana isolate TM-01 chromosome 13, ASM2454274v1, whole genome shotgun sequence genome contains the following:
- the FOXI3 gene encoding forkhead box protein I3, translating into MLSPERRDQPRSPLAAAAPQPPTAADMALYCGDNFGVYSQPGLPPPAATAAAPGAPPAARAPYGLADYAAPPAAAANPYLWLNGPGVGGPPSAAAAAAAAYLSAPPPPPPPPGAAAGPFLQPPPAAGTFGCAQRPFAQPAPAAPASPAAPAGPGELGWLSMASREDLMKMVRPPYSYSALIAMAIQSAPERKLTLSHIYQFVADSFPFYQRSKAGWQNSIRHNLSLNDCFKKVPRDEDDPGKGNYWTLDPNCEKMFDNGNFRRKRKRRSEASNGSTVAAGTSKSEEGLSSGLGSGVGGKPEEESPSTLLRPSHSPEPPEGTKSTASSPGGPMLTSTPCLNTFFSSLSSLSVSSSVSTQRALPGSRHLGIQGAQLPSSSMFSPTSISEASADTLQLSNSTSNSTGQRSSYYSPFPASTSGGQSSPFSSPFHNFSMVNSLIYPREGSEV; encoded by the exons ATGCTCTCGCCCGAGCGGCGAGACCAGCCCCGCTCGCCCCTCGCCGCGGCCGCGCCGCAGCCGCCCACGGCAGCCGACATGGCCCTCTACTGCGGCGACAACTTCGGAGTGTATTCGCAGCCCGGCCTGCCCCCgcccgccgccaccgccgccgccccGGGCGCCCCCCCGGCCGCCAGGGCGCCTTACGGGCTGGCCGACTACGCCGCGCCGCCGGCCGCCGCCGCCAACCCCTACCTGTGGCTCAACGGGCCCGGCGTGGGAGGCCCGccctccgccgccgccgcagccgccgccgcgTACCTGAgcgccccgccgccgccgccgccgcccccagGGGCCGCGGCCGGGCCCTTCCTGCAGCCGCCACCCGCCGCCGGCACCTTCGGCTGCGCTCAGCGGCCCTTCGCGCAGCCCGCGCCCGCCGCGCCCGCCTCGCCCGCCGCGCCCGCGGGGCCCGGGGAACTGGGCTGGCTGTCCATGGCCAGCCGCGAGGACCTGATGAAGATGGTGCGGCCGCCCTACTCGTATTCGGCGCTTATCGCCATGGCCATTCAGAGCGCGCCCGAGCGCAAGCTCACGCTCAGCCACATTTACCAGTTCGTCGCCGACAGCTTCCCCTTCTACCAGCGCAGCAAGGCCGGCTGGCAGAACTCCATCCGCCACAACCTGTCGCTCAACGACTGTTTCAAGAAGGTGCCCCGCGACGAGGACGACCCAG GAAAGGGTAATTACTGGACTCTGGATCCgaactgtgagaaaatgtttGACAACGGGAACTTCCGTCGGAAGCGAAAGCGCCGCTCTGAGGCCAGCAATGGCTCCACAGTGGCTGCCGGGACATCAAAGTCCGAAGAAGGGCTCTCCTCAGGATTGGGGTCTGGAGTGGGTGGGAAACCAGAAGAAGAGAGCCCCTCCACTCTGCTGAGGCCTTCCCACTCCCCAGAGCCTCCGGAGGGCACCAAGAGTACTGCCTCATCTCCTGGAGGACCCATGCTCACCTCCACCCCTTGTCTCAACACTTTCTTCAGCAGCCTCAGCTCCTTGAGTGTCAGCAGCAGTGTGAGTACCCAGCGGGCTCTCCCTGGCAGCCGCCACCTAGGGATCCAGGGGGCCCAGCTGCCCTCCAGCAGCATGTTCTCCCCGACCTCCATCTCAGAGGCCTCAGCAGACACCTTGCAACTGAGCAATAGCACCAGCAATAGCACCGGCCAGAGATCTTCCTATTATAGCCCTTTCCCTGCCAGCACCAGCGGGGGCCAAAGCAGCCCCTTCAGCAGCCCTTTCCACAACTTTAGCATGGTCAACAGCCTCATCTACCCCCGAGAGGGCTCCGAGGTGTAG